CGAAAAAGACCTACTTCCCATGACTTCGCAAATCCTTAGTACAATTATTTATTATTTTTTTCTTAACATTTGACCCTATCGGTGAGCGGTATAAAAACCTTGGTAAACGGTATCTTTTATGAGCTAATTGTGTGTGAATGTATCAAACAAAATGAGGCAAAAGCGAGGAGTTATAAATTCAGCTCATCATGAGGGGTTGTAATATCCCTATATTACACCACAATCCCCGTTGCCCGCCTATCGTGGTACCATGCTAGTTACATGAATGCTGTACCAGCGTTCACTCACGAGACATCAACGAGATACTTTTTGGCAAGGAGCGCCTTATGGGCATGAACATGAATCAAATGATGCAGCAAGCTCGAAAAATGCAAGCACAGATGGCAAAAGTTGAGGAAGAGCTTAAATCTACAACAGTAGATGCGTCAGCAGGCGGCGGTATGGTAAAAGTGGTCGTCAATGGTTCAATGCAGCTTGAATCTATCACGATTGATCCAGAGGCCTTGGACCCATCTGACGTAGAGATGCTGCAAGATATGATTGTTGCCGCCGTAAATGAGGCGCAGCGCGGCATTGCAGAAATTGCCAATCGCCAGATGAGCGCCGTGACCGGC
This region of Collinsella sp. zg1085 genomic DNA includes:
- a CDS encoding YbaB/EbfC family nucleoid-associated protein; translated protein: MGMNMNQMMQQARKMQAQMAKVEEELKSTTVDASAGGGMVKVVVNGSMQLESITIDPEALDPSDVEMLQDMIVAAVNEAQRGIAEIANRQMSAVTGGINLPGMPF